The Bacillota bacterium sequence ACCACGCACCAGAACCACCGAGTGTTCCTGAAGGTTGTGACCTATCCCCGGAATATACGCGGTGACCTCAATTCCGTTCGTCAGGCGGACACGTGCCACTTTCCTGAGCGCCGAGTTGGGTTTTTTCGGGGTGGTTGTATATACCCGCGTACAAACGCCCCTTTTCTGAGGACAACCACGCAACGCAGGCGACGCCGTTTTCTTCCTCAGTGTTTCCCTGCCCTGGCTGACAAGCTGGCTGATGGTAGGCAAACATTACACCCCTTTCTCCTTCGAAAATAAGCATTCTTTCGTAGGGCGCAACGATAAGCAACGCATTGCTGCGTCAGCCGGGGGAGCCGAATCCTCACGTACGCACCCAGTACGCTCCGGTTCGTCTCCGCCGGTCTTCCTTGCACTGCATCACTTCTCGCCGCGCTCCGTTTATGTTACAACACTGCTTCTAAATTCCAAGCTTACTGGTCTCCCCTTTGTCGTTCTTAAGATGGAGCAACCCCAGGCCACATGGTTAACTTTTATGTGATTTATTTCCAAAAAACCGCCCCCTGCAATATCCCTGCAGAGGGCAGGCGGTTAATCCTCAATTACGGCGGCGGAGGCACAGTTCACGC is a genomic window containing:
- the rpsL gene encoding 30S ribosomal protein S12, which produces MPTISQLVSQGRETLRKKTASPALRGCPQKRGVCTRVYTTTPKKPNSALRKVARVRLTNGIEVTAYIPGIGHNLQEHSVVLVRGGRVKDLPGVRYHIIRGSLDAAGVQNRVQGRSKYGAKRPKK